From a region of the Acinetobacter larvae genome:
- the dapB gene encoding 4-hydroxy-tetrahydrodipicolinate reductase, with protein sequence MSAHPRIGIVGAGGRMGRMLIQAVHQAGYPLAAAVVRSGSSLIGTDAGELVGIGRLGLTVVDDLTKVIANCDVIIDFSTPEATAQYLNICQAANVAIVIGTTGFSEPQKQQMQQTAQHIPVVYAANYSVGVNVSIKLLQLAAQAFGDSVDVEIVEAHHRHKVDAPSGTALMMGEAVAERLGRDLKEVAVYGREGHTGPRDRQTIGFETIRGGDIVGEHTVMFIGDGERVEISHKASNRMNFAAGAVRAAAWVVGKPAQQYDMQDVLGLEQL encoded by the coding sequence ATGTCAGCACATCCACGTATTGGCATCGTCGGCGCTGGTGGTCGTATGGGCCGCATGTTGATTCAAGCTGTTCATCAAGCAGGTTATCCTTTAGCGGCAGCAGTGGTGCGTTCTGGTAGCTCGCTGATAGGTACCGATGCAGGAGAACTGGTCGGTATTGGGCGATTGGGGTTAACGGTAGTCGATGACCTAACGAAGGTTATCGCCAACTGTGATGTCATCATCGACTTTAGTACGCCTGAAGCCACCGCACAGTATCTTAATATTTGCCAAGCTGCCAATGTGGCTATTGTGATTGGTACGACGGGTTTTTCTGAACCACAAAAACAACAAATGCAGCAAACGGCACAGCATATCCCCGTGGTCTATGCTGCAAACTATTCTGTAGGGGTTAATGTCTCAATTAAACTGCTACAGCTTGCGGCGCAAGCATTTGGTGACAGTGTCGATGTAGAGATTGTTGAAGCACATCATCGCCATAAAGTTGATGCACCATCAGGAACGGCTTTAATGATGGGTGAGGCGGTGGCTGAACGTTTAGGACGTGACTTAAAAGAAGTGGCGGTTTATGGTCGTGAAGGACATACTGGACCGCGTGATCGTCAAACCATTGGCTTTGAAACCATTCGTGGTGGTGACATTGTCGGTGAACATACCGTAATGTTTATTGGTGATGGTGAACGTGTGGAAATTAGCCATAAAGCCAGCAATCGCATGAACTTTGCTGCTGGTGCAGTGCGTGCTGCGGCATGGGTGGTGGGTAAACCAGCACAACAATATGATATGCAAGATGTACTGGGTTTAGAGCAGCTGTAA
- a CDS encoding aminotransferase-like domain-containing protein translates to MRFQYQILAQQLAQKIYQGELPAGQRLSSLRQFAKLQQVSLNTAQHCYALLEAQGLIYVRPKAGYFVQPVRNAHPSVAMPVHPDFQTTPRRISNLELQIEIQEDSVDPRLVHLGSIQLSPRLIPSSSLRRSLQRALKHSHSEDFLYSDRQGNRQLQEALAAHWAEDGFYIPVSEIYISNGCMPALAVLIQTLTQIGDSIIVPTPSFNGQLQLLGTLKRKIIEVPAHHQGIDLDRLEQAMRDSNSKLCLLTANFHNPLGFVLSNDEKQKIAALAARYQCFIIEDDIYAECSHTPVRPLPIKYWDQQGYVIYCGSISKVISPSYRVGWFSLPPRLQQYRAQILLHLVVVNTPLQLGLADFIYSRAYREHLTALRPVLMQQVQQYRDYIIQSFADVEVRLSNPSGGYALWLQLPEHIDSMQLYLYAKQQGINIVPGIVFGEEQRYKNCIRLNAGHELNGAIAQAIDCLAAWTQQQL, encoded by the coding sequence ATGCGCTTTCAATATCAAATTTTGGCCCAACAATTGGCGCAAAAGATTTATCAAGGTGAATTGCCTGCGGGACAACGTTTAAGCTCATTACGCCAGTTTGCCAAGCTACAGCAGGTTAGTTTGAATACTGCACAACATTGCTATGCCTTATTGGAAGCACAAGGCTTGATTTATGTCCGTCCTAAGGCGGGTTATTTTGTACAGCCAGTACGCAATGCGCATCCCTCGGTGGCTATGCCAGTACATCCCGATTTTCAAACCACGCCACGGCGTATTTCTAATTTAGAATTACAAATTGAAATTCAAGAAGATTCTGTTGATCCACGTTTGGTACATTTGGGCTCTATACAGCTATCACCACGTTTGATTCCAAGTAGCAGTTTACGTCGTTCATTACAACGTGCGCTAAAACACAGTCATTCTGAAGACTTTTTATATAGTGATCGACAAGGCAATCGGCAATTACAAGAGGCGCTGGCTGCACATTGGGCCGAAGATGGTTTTTATATTCCTGTCTCTGAAATTTATATTAGCAATGGCTGTATGCCTGCATTGGCAGTATTAATTCAGACACTCACGCAAATAGGTGACAGTATTATTGTGCCCACGCCAAGCTTTAATGGGCAATTACAGTTATTGGGGACCTTGAAGCGAAAAATTATTGAGGTGCCTGCACATCATCAAGGCATCGATTTAGATCGGCTAGAACAAGCGATGCGCGATTCAAATTCTAAACTTTGTTTGCTCACAGCTAATTTTCATAATCCTTTGGGTTTTGTCCTGAGTAATGACGAGAAACAAAAAATTGCGGCATTGGCTGCACGTTATCAGTGTTTTATTATTGAAGATGATATTTATGCCGAATGCAGTCATACCCCCGTTCGTCCCTTACCGATTAAATATTGGGATCAACAGGGTTATGTGATTTATTGCGGCTCTATTTCGAAAGTGATTTCACCGTCTTATCGGGTGGGGTGGTTTAGTTTGCCGCCACGATTGCAACAGTATCGTGCGCAAATCTTATTACATCTTGTGGTGGTGAATACGCCATTACAATTGGGTTTGGCTGATTTTATTTATAGTCGTGCTTATCGTGAGCATTTAACAGCATTAAGACCGGTATTAATGCAGCAGGTGCAGCAATATCGCGATTATATTATCCAAAGTTTTGCTGATGTAGAGGTACGCCTGTCAAACCCAAGCGGTGGTTATGCCTTATGGTTACAACTTCCCGAACATATAGACAGTATGCAGCTGTATTTATATGCCAAACAACAGGGCATTAATATTGTGCCCGGTATCGTTTTTGGTGAAGAGCAACGTTATAAGAACTGTATTCGACTCAATGCTGGACATGAGCTGAATGGCGCCATTGCCCAGGCAATTGACTGTTTGGCTGCATGGACTCAACAGCAGCTCTAG
- a CDS encoding DNA-3-methyladenine glycosylase I — protein MAQHQSLHRCGWCSDDPLYQHYHDQEWGKPTHEAALLFEMLCLEGQQAGLSWITVLKKRAAYRQYFFQHPIADIATLSDATLAQYCQDSALIRHIGKLTAIRDNAKAWLQLSQQHDVVQWLWNFVEGETIQNTVPDYKQAPAQTEISQRMSKALKKNGFKFVGPTTCYAFMQAVGMVNDHEDHCSFKD, from the coding sequence ATGGCACAGCATCAAAGTCTACACCGTTGTGGTTGGTGTAGTGATGACCCCTTGTATCAGCATTACCATGATCAAGAATGGGGAAAACCAACGCATGAGGCTGCACTATTATTTGAAATGTTGTGCCTTGAAGGTCAACAAGCGGGTCTCTCTTGGATTACCGTACTGAAGAAACGTGCAGCATATCGGCAGTATTTTTTTCAACACCCGATTGCGGATATTGCTACGCTGAGCGATGCTACACTCGCACAATATTGCCAAGACAGCGCTTTAATTCGTCATATCGGCAAATTAACGGCTATTCGCGATAATGCCAAAGCATGGCTACAACTGAGTCAGCAACATGATGTGGTGCAATGGTTATGGAATTTTGTTGAGGGTGAAACCATACAGAACACAGTGCCTGACTATAAGCAAGCACCGGCACAAACAGAAATCAGCCAACGTATGTCCAAAGCACTGAAAAAAAATGGCTTTAAATTTGTTGGACCGACCACCTGCTATGCCTTTATGCAGGCGGTAGGAATGGTCAATGATCATGAGGATCACTGTAGTTTTAAAGATTAA
- a CDS encoding M23 family metallopeptidase: MHKLVTISLISLSCILLNACSTAPKKTKQPAPISSDQAARLKAMPMPKRLAIPVANVNPQQLTDTWGSARSQGRRHEGIDIMANRGTKVYSTTDGIIASLKGNNLGGTVIWILGPAGSWHYYAHLNAQHRDLKEGAYIKKGTLIGYVGNTGNARHTAPHLHYGIYLDGKGRGAVNPYPYLR; encoded by the coding sequence GTGCATAAGCTTGTCACGATTAGTCTCATCAGCTTGAGCTGCATTTTACTCAATGCCTGTAGCACTGCGCCCAAAAAGACCAAACAACCAGCACCGATCAGCTCAGATCAAGCGGCACGTTTGAAGGCCATGCCAATGCCCAAACGCTTAGCCATACCTGTTGCCAACGTAAACCCTCAGCAATTGACTGATACTTGGGGCTCAGCACGAAGTCAAGGACGGCGCCATGAAGGAATTGATATCATGGCGAATCGTGGCACAAAAGTTTATAGTACAACCGATGGCATCATTGCCAGCCTCAAGGGCAATAATCTTGGTGGCACTGTAATCTGGATTTTAGGTCCGGCGGGTTCATGGCATTATTATGCACATCTGAATGCCCAACATCGTGATCTCAAAGAAGGCGCTTATATCAAGAAAGGCACTCTGATTGGCTATGTGGGCAATACAGGCAATGCACGTCATACGGCGCCACATCTGCATTATGGGATTTATCTAGACGGTAAAGGTCGCGGTGCAGTCAACCCTTATCCATATTTACGTTAA
- the mutY gene encoding A/G-specific adenine glycosylase: MTGFSFADALLTWFDQHGRHDLPWQVADDPYKVWVSEIMLQQTQVKTVLQYFDRFIQRFPTVHHLAQATWEEVAPYWAGLGYYARARNLHKAAAIVASEGLPNNLAAWMALPGIGRSTGGALMSLGLRQYGVIMDGNVKRVLSRFYGLSQDLTTPAAQRELWQLAEALCPVERNHDYTQAIMDLGATICTPKKPLCLYCPMQPHCQAYLEGMTAQIPFKKPKTAVPIKTAQVLLFATAQQPQTWLWQQRPNQGLWGGLWSLPIIEDPQHWQQLVQQYALQHKPMQTQITHHFTHFTWHLQAYQIMIPSAQQPALAEHWQATWLENEQAAAQGIPTAMKKLISALKV, from the coding sequence ATGACCGGTTTTTCTTTCGCAGATGCACTACTCACTTGGTTTGATCAACATGGTCGCCATGATCTGCCATGGCAAGTTGCAGATGACCCCTATAAAGTTTGGGTCTCTGAAATTATGCTGCAACAAACACAAGTCAAAACCGTACTGCAATACTTTGATCGCTTCATACAACGCTTTCCAACGGTACATCATCTCGCACAAGCAACATGGGAAGAGGTTGCTCCCTATTGGGCAGGATTAGGCTACTATGCGCGTGCCCGAAATCTACATAAAGCTGCTGCAATCGTTGCAAGCGAGGGACTGCCCAACAACTTAGCAGCTTGGATGGCACTACCCGGTATTGGACGTTCTACAGGCGGTGCACTGATGTCATTGGGATTACGTCAATATGGCGTGATTATGGATGGCAATGTCAAACGTGTTTTATCGCGTTTTTATGGGTTGAGCCAAGACTTAACGACTCCAGCTGCCCAGCGTGAATTATGGCAACTGGCAGAAGCATTATGCCCAGTCGAACGTAACCATGACTATACCCAAGCCATTATGGATCTAGGCGCAACCATTTGCACGCCGAAGAAACCCTTATGTTTATATTGCCCGATGCAACCACATTGCCAAGCCTATCTCGAAGGCATGACCGCACAAATTCCCTTTAAAAAACCCAAAACAGCCGTACCCATAAAAACAGCACAAGTACTGCTCTTTGCCACCGCACAACAACCGCAAACTTGGCTCTGGCAACAACGCCCCAACCAAGGTCTATGGGGAGGATTGTGGAGTTTGCCCATTATTGAAGATCCGCAACATTGGCAACAATTGGTTCAGCAATATGCATTGCAACACAAACCAATGCAGACACAGATTACTCATCACTTTACCCATTTCACTTGGCATTTACAGGCTTATCAAATCATGATTCCCTCCGCACAACAACCCGCTTTGGCTGAGCATTGGCAAGCAACATGGTTGGAGAATGAACAAGCTGCCGCTCAGGGAATCCCAACTGCAATGAAAAAATTGATCTCTGCTTTAAAAGTGTGA
- a CDS encoding HIT family protein has protein sequence MTDQHCPYCEYDEYDIISKNEYGVILPDVNPLSKGHSVVIPHRHVTSFFDVTDKERKSLQSLLELARNELKLRYQPQGFHIAFNDGRVFADDEDQHFHIHIIPRYQDQALKLDQRWGIISQ, from the coding sequence ATGACAGATCAACACTGCCCTTATTGTGAATATGATGAATATGACATTATTTCTAAAAATGAATATGGCGTCATTTTGCCTGATGTAAATCCTTTATCTAAAGGTCATTCCGTTGTGATTCCGCATCGTCATGTGACATCATTCTTTGATGTCACAGATAAAGAACGTAAGAGCTTACAATCCTTATTAGAATTGGCACGAAATGAATTAAAACTCAGATATCAGCCACAAGGTTTTCATATTGCCTTTAATGATGGTCGAGTCTTTGCAGATGATGAAGACCAACATTTTCACATTCATATTATCCCACGTTACCAAGACCAAGCCTTAAAACTTGATCAACGTTGGGGCATTATCAGCCAATAA
- a CDS encoding dienelactone hydrolase family protein, protein MAQPIITREIQYTAADGSQLIGYFAAPDDAQAHAGIIVAPEWWGRNEYTERRARELAEQGYAALAIDMYGEKKVTTSAAQANEWMTQTFEKADTIVQRAQAGLEALAAQTEVDANRLAAIGFCYGGKVVLDLARAGATLKAVATFHAVLATQQPAQAGQIQAEILVMHGALDSMVSLDDVEQFKTEMANAAVNSKVLILEGAKHGFSNPQADERAKANQVDLGYSASAEKTSLAAMYDLLKRQLA, encoded by the coding sequence ATGGCTCAGCCAATCATTACACGGGAAATTCAATATACTGCTGCCGATGGTAGCCAACTGATAGGTTATTTTGCCGCCCCTGATGATGCTCAAGCACATGCTGGCATTATTGTGGCACCCGAATGGTGGGGTAGAAACGAGTATACCGAACGACGTGCACGTGAATTGGCAGAACAAGGTTATGCAGCTCTTGCCATCGATATGTATGGTGAGAAAAAAGTAACAACATCGGCGGCTCAGGCCAATGAATGGATGACGCAAACCTTTGAAAAAGCAGATACGATTGTACAACGAGCGCAAGCTGGTCTAGAAGCACTTGCTGCGCAAACTGAAGTCGATGCCAACCGTTTGGCGGCAATTGGTTTCTGTTATGGCGGTAAAGTTGTGCTCGATTTGGCACGTGCTGGCGCTACACTCAAAGCAGTTGCCACCTTCCATGCGGTACTCGCCACCCAGCAGCCTGCACAAGCAGGTCAAATTCAAGCAGAAATCTTAGTCATGCATGGGGCCTTAGATAGTATGGTCAGCCTTGATGATGTTGAGCAATTTAAAACTGAAATGGCCAACGCCGCTGTGAATAGCAAGGTTTTAATCTTAGAGGGTGCAAAACACGGCTTTAGTAATCCTCAAGCCGATGAACGTGCGAAAGCCAACCAAGTCGACTTAGGCTATAGTGCCAGCGCTGAAAAAACCAGTCTTGCCGCCATGTATGATTTATTAAAACGTCAACTGGCTTAA
- a CDS encoding DUF1328 family protein yields the protein MFRWAIIFAIIALIASFLGFGGVAGISKDFAVILLIVAVILAIVGFLTRGKS from the coding sequence ATGTTTCGTTGGGCCATAATTTTTGCAATCATCGCACTCATTGCCAGTTTCTTAGGCTTTGGCGGCGTCGCAGGAATCTCTAAAGACTTTGCTGTGATCCTACTCATCGTTGCTGTAATTTTAGCGATTGTTGGTTTTCTTACCCGTGGTAAAAGCTAA
- a CDS encoding YcgN family cysteine cluster protein has product MSLTESLRPLFWKNYPLHELNPVEWEALCDGCGLCCLVKLEDEDTHEVAYTKVACKLLDCQTARCRDYPHRSQHVADCITLSPALLNEISWLPPSCAYRRLQEGKNLPSWHYLNTGTRQSVIRAKKSAAGRCISEIEIDEEHIEDYIVRWVR; this is encoded by the coding sequence ATGAGTTTAACCGAATCTTTACGTCCTTTATTTTGGAAAAATTATCCTCTACACGAATTAAATCCTGTGGAGTGGGAAGCTTTATGTGATGGTTGTGGTTTGTGCTGTTTGGTGAAATTAGAAGATGAAGATACCCATGAGGTTGCTTATACCAAAGTTGCCTGTAAATTATTAGATTGCCAAACTGCACGTTGTCGTGATTATCCGCATCGTTCACAGCACGTCGCTGATTGTATTACACTGAGCCCTGCGCTATTGAATGAAATCTCTTGGTTACCACCAAGTTGCGCTTACCGCCGTTTACAAGAGGGTAAAAATTTACCGTCTTGGCATTACCTCAATACTGGTACACGACAAAGCGTTATCCGTGCCAAAAAATCCGCTGCTGGACGCTGTATTTCTGAAATAGAAATCGATGAAGAACACATCGAAGATTATATTGTGCGCTGGGTACGTTAA
- a CDS encoding replication-associated recombination protein A: MSDHHIPLPERLRPRDLSEIIGQAHLLGEDAPLRQMIDQGHLPSIIFWGPPGVGKTTIALLLAQAVDRPFLSLSALNTGVKELREIIAESGDLISPVVFIDEIHRFNKSQQDALLNAVEKGKITLIGATTENPSFEVNSALLSRCQVYTLNALDGQAIQDLLHRALQQDAFLKQRHISIDEYDALIQFAAGDARKALNLLDLVASTFSEDTENHIVDALVVKVAQQNIARYDKSGEQHYDLVSAFIKSIRGSDPDAALYWMARMLKGGEDPVFIARRMLIAASEDIGNSNPNALLLAGECFRSVQVIGMPESRIILGQTAVYLATSAKSNSTYLAINKAMALAEKTANLPVPLHLRNAPTKLMKQQGYGIDYLYPHDYPEHFVKQEYLPPELQGTKLYQSARNKREVEGERLQQRRWQDTQS; this comes from the coding sequence ATGTCAGATCATCACATTCCTTTACCTGAACGTCTGCGTCCTCGTGATTTATCCGAGATTATTGGACAAGCCCATTTATTGGGTGAAGATGCGCCTTTAAGACAAATGATTGATCAGGGGCATTTGCCTTCAATCATTTTCTGGGGTCCGCCTGGGGTAGGGAAAACCACTATCGCCTTATTATTGGCACAGGCTGTCGATCGACCTTTTCTAAGTTTGTCCGCATTAAATACTGGGGTGAAGGAATTAAGAGAGATTATTGCAGAAAGTGGTGATCTGATTAGCCCAGTGGTTTTTATTGATGAGATACATCGTTTTAATAAATCACAGCAAGACGCATTATTAAATGCTGTTGAGAAAGGCAAAATTACCTTAATTGGTGCAACTACAGAAAATCCCTCATTTGAGGTGAATAGTGCCTTATTGTCACGTTGTCAGGTTTACACTTTAAATGCCTTGGATGGGCAAGCGATTCAAGATCTACTTCATCGTGCATTGCAACAAGATGCTTTTCTCAAGCAACGTCATATTTCGATTGATGAGTATGATGCCCTCATTCAGTTTGCGGCAGGTGATGCGCGTAAAGCACTCAATCTATTAGATTTAGTCGCCAGTACATTTAGTGAAGATACTGAAAATCATATCGTGGATGCATTGGTTGTTAAAGTCGCACAGCAAAATATTGCACGCTATGACAAATCAGGTGAGCAGCATTATGACTTGGTTTCGGCTTTTATTAAATCGATCCGAGGTAGCGACCCTGATGCTGCATTATATTGGATGGCGCGTATGTTAAAGGGCGGTGAAGACCCGGTTTTTATTGCACGTCGTATGTTAATCGCTGCATCGGAAGATATTGGTAATTCTAATCCGAATGCCTTGTTGTTGGCGGGTGAATGTTTTCGTAGTGTGCAAGTGATTGGTATGCCAGAGTCACGGATTATATTAGGGCAGACGGCTGTATATTTGGCTACCAGCGCCAAAAGTAATAGCACTTATTTAGCCATCAATAAAGCCATGGCATTGGCTGAAAAAACAGCCAATCTGCCAGTTCCACTGCATCTTAGAAATGCACCCACCAAGTTGATGAAACAACAAGGCTATGGCATAGATTATCTTTACCCACATGACTATCCTGAGCATTTTGTGAAGCAGGAATATCTGCCACCTGAACTACAGGGAACTAAACTCTATCAGTCTGCACGCAATAAACGCGAGGTTGAAGGGGAGCGCCTACAACAAAGACGCTGGCAAGATACTCAAAGTTAA
- a CDS encoding class I SAM-dependent methyltransferase: MPHSNSSMKTPYLEHNRQAWDHMAQQDCPWSRAVSAADIAAARAGQWHVKLTPNAMPKGWLDEVKGLKILCLASGGGQQAPILAAAGADVTVLDASLQQLAQDQMVATRDQLQLQIIQGDMCDLSQFNDQQFDVIFHPISNLYIPDPMPVWQECFRVLKVAGHLLSSFYNPVVFVGDRQDDVNAGIIHARYKIPYADVKDLSQAQLQQKIQQQQALVFGHSLTQQIAGQLDAGFLLKGFYEDFQPQPRFVIDHYLPTFLATRVVKP; the protein is encoded by the coding sequence ATGCCACATTCAAATTCTTCAATGAAAACACCATATCTCGAACATAATCGTCAAGCATGGGACCACATGGCACAGCAAGATTGTCCTTGGTCACGTGCTGTCAGTGCAGCTGACATTGCTGCTGCCCGTGCGGGACAATGGCACGTTAAGCTCACCCCGAATGCTATGCCTAAAGGATGGCTAGATGAAGTGAAAGGCTTAAAAATCTTATGTCTAGCTAGTGGTGGCGGACAACAAGCACCGATTTTGGCTGCGGCAGGTGCCGATGTCACTGTGCTGGATGCCTCTTTACAACAGCTTGCACAAGATCAAATGGTCGCAACACGAGACCAATTACAACTGCAAATCATCCAAGGTGATATGTGCGATCTCAGTCAATTTAACGATCAACAGTTTGATGTGATCTTTCATCCTATTTCAAACTTATACATTCCTGATCCAATGCCAGTATGGCAAGAATGTTTTCGCGTATTAAAAGTTGCTGGGCATTTACTCAGCAGTTTCTATAATCCAGTAGTTTTTGTGGGTGACCGTCAAGATGACGTTAATGCCGGCATCATTCATGCCCGTTATAAAATTCCCTACGCGGATGTTAAAGATCTAAGTCAGGCACAATTACAGCAAAAAATACAGCAGCAACAGGCTTTGGTTTTTGGGCATAGCTTAACGCAACAAATTGCTGGGCAACTCGATGCTGGATTTTTATTAAAAGGGTTTTATGAGGATTTTCAACCGCAACCGCGCTTTGTAATCGATCACTATTTGCCAACTTTTTTGGCAACACGTGTGGTTAAGCCCTAG
- a CDS encoding RNA-guided endonuclease InsQ/TnpB family protein, whose translation MKTLKLRIKDKHCKMLDQLALEVNFVWNYVNDLCFKHLQRKQQFFSAYDIAKYTKGASKECNLHSQTIQAVTEELVTRRKQFKKAKLKWRVSNKKSARRSLGWIPFKKVAIKYADGYVQYAKHQFKLWDSYGLSKYNVKTGSFVEDSRGRWYVCLVVDSIKTEKTTAKTAIGIDLGLKDLATCSDGVKLKAPKIYRQYEHKLGIAQRARNKKRLRALHAKIKNIRQNMLHQFSRKLVNEHAAIFVGNVNAKALAQTRLAKSVLDASWSTLRTMLKYKCENAGVWYEEVNEAYTTQTCSCCGSRCSSPKGRAGLGIREWQCRECGSSWDRDVNSALNILALGHERLAGGITVL comes from the coding sequence ATGAAGACACTTAAATTACGCATAAAAGATAAACATTGTAAGATGCTAGACCAACTAGCATTAGAGGTGAACTTTGTCTGGAATTATGTCAATGATTTGTGCTTCAAGCATCTACAGCGAAAACAACAATTCTTTTCGGCATACGATATAGCAAAATATACCAAAGGTGCATCCAAAGAATGCAACTTGCACAGCCAAACCATACAGGCAGTTACAGAAGAATTAGTGACAAGGCGCAAGCAATTCAAGAAAGCAAAATTAAAATGGCGTGTCAGCAATAAAAAATCAGCTAGACGCTCTTTAGGATGGATACCCTTCAAGAAAGTCGCAATTAAATATGCTGATGGCTATGTTCAATATGCTAAGCATCAATTCAAACTATGGGACAGCTACGGATTAAGCAAATACAATGTTAAAACAGGATCATTTGTAGAGGACAGCCGCGGACGTTGGTACGTTTGCCTTGTGGTTGATTCCATTAAAACTGAGAAAACCACCGCTAAAACCGCAATTGGCATAGATTTAGGTTTAAAAGATTTAGCGACTTGTTCAGATGGCGTAAAGCTGAAAGCCCCTAAAATCTATCGGCAATATGAACACAAACTTGGCATTGCTCAACGAGCAAGAAATAAGAAACGTCTTAGAGCGCTTCACGCCAAGATTAAAAATATCCGTCAAAACATGCTGCATCAATTTAGCCGTAAATTGGTTAATGAACATGCAGCGATCTTTGTTGGCAATGTGAATGCCAAAGCATTAGCACAGACTAGATTAGCGAAGTCTGTGCTGGATGCAAGTTGGTCAACATTAAGAACTATGCTCAAGTATAAATGCGAGAACGCAGGAGTATGGTATGAAGAAGTCAATGAAGCCTATACCACCCAAACTTGCTCGTGCTGTGGTTCACGCTGCAGTAGTCCGAAAGGTAGAGCAGGACTTGGAATAAGAGAATGGCAGTGTCGTGAGTGTGGTAGCTCATGGGATCGGGATGTAAATTCCGCACTGAATATTCTTGCGCTCGGGCATGAGCGTCTCGCAGGAGGAATCACCGTCCTTTAA